A stretch of DNA from Rhizobacter sp.:
CGACGTGGTTGAAAAATCGACCTTCGTCGTGCCGCGATGAGGATGGCTTGAACGTGATCCCGATGCTGATCTGGAAGGAGACCGCCCCATGAACCCGAAGACCCCAACCCCTGAGCCCACCCCCTGGTGGCGTGTCGGCATGGTGTGGCTGGTGCTTGCCGGCCCCGCGGCCGTGGTGCTGGCCGGCTTCGTGACGCTGCGCATCGCCATCACGCACGTCGACCCGGTGGTGCAGGTGCCGGCCGCCGTGGCCGACACCTCGGCGTCGATGAGCCCGGCGCTCAAGGCACGCAACCACGCGGCCACGCCGCAACCGTGATGTTTTCTCCTGCGTTCCGGCAGCGCGCGCTCCAGGTGCTCTGGCCCTCGTTCCTGATGGCCGGCGTGCTGGAGATGCTGCTCTTTGCGGTGGTCGACCCCGACAACCTGCAATGGTTCGGCGGCGCGGCCTTCGACTGGCCGCGGCAAGCGGTCTACACCGCCACCTTCTTCATCTTCTGGGGCGTGATGGCGCTCTC
This window harbors:
- a CDS encoding nitrogen fixation protein FixH, producing the protein MNPKTPTPEPTPWWRVGMVWLVLAGPAAVVLAGFVTLRIAITHVDPVVQVPAAVADTSASMSPALKARNHAATPQP